From Actinoplanes oblitus, a single genomic window includes:
- a CDS encoding WD40 repeat domain-containing protein, with amino-acid sequence MRAWISCGLLVTALLTACKPEPAEPAWTRVELPGAAGATVRAVAACGTFWYAAGALPTAGGETRPAAWRSPDAVTWTPVTFVSLPGSFYGPRQVISQLACAGDRVVMLGGAPGGAHGNLRISSWHRLPDGRMAEDPAPFATYGGDTAVDVAHLAAGEHGVAIAGNRSSGAAAWLSPDGREFTLFEDAPGLAGPGTAARDVVELPDRRWLVAGSRNGRAAAWTSVDGASWSSLDPPDAGGYTELQRVIRDGDDVLAAGPLGTAFAVWRLRAGVWARLATFGGAPTGVQALTRVNGRFVVAGGGLWESADAREWRAVGVPERVVNAAGRDHHLMVIAAGGVYLTTE; translated from the coding sequence ATGAGAGCCTGGATTTCTTGCGGCTTGCTGGTCACGGCGCTGCTCACGGCTTGCAAGCCGGAGCCGGCCGAGCCGGCCTGGACCAGGGTCGAGCTGCCGGGCGCGGCGGGCGCCACGGTCCGGGCCGTCGCCGCCTGCGGCACTTTCTGGTACGCCGCCGGCGCACTCCCCACGGCCGGTGGCGAGACCCGCCCGGCGGCCTGGCGCAGCCCGGACGCGGTCACCTGGACGCCTGTCACGTTCGTCTCGCTGCCCGGCAGCTTCTACGGCCCGCGCCAGGTGATCTCCCAGCTGGCCTGCGCCGGCGACCGGGTGGTGATGCTCGGCGGGGCGCCCGGTGGCGCGCACGGCAACCTGCGGATCAGCTCCTGGCACCGGCTCCCGGACGGCCGGATGGCGGAGGACCCGGCCCCGTTCGCGACGTACGGCGGGGACACCGCCGTCGACGTCGCGCACCTGGCGGCCGGCGAGCACGGCGTCGCCATCGCCGGCAACCGCTCGTCCGGCGCGGCCGCCTGGCTGTCCCCGGACGGGCGGGAGTTCACCCTCTTCGAGGACGCACCGGGCCTGGCCGGGCCGGGGACCGCGGCCCGCGACGTCGTCGAGCTGCCGGACCGGCGCTGGCTGGTGGCGGGCAGCCGCAACGGCCGGGCGGCGGCCTGGACCAGTGTGGACGGCGCCAGCTGGAGCAGCCTGGATCCGCCGGACGCGGGCGGGTACACCGAGTTGCAGCGGGTGATCCGGGACGGCGACGACGTGCTGGCGGCCGGGCCGCTCGGTACCGCGTTCGCGGTGTGGCGGCTGCGTGCCGGGGTGTGGGCGCGGCTGGCCACGTTCGGCGGGGCGCCGACCGGGGTGCAGGCGCTGACCAGGGTGAACGGGCGGTTCGTGGTGGCCGGGGGTGGACTCTGGGAGTCCGCTGACGCGCGGGAGTGGCGGGCGGTGGGCGTACCGGAAAGGGTGGTGAACGCGGCCGGCCGCGATCACCATCTGATGGTGATCGCGGCCGGCGGGGTCTATCTGACTACCGAGTGA
- a CDS encoding Na+/H+ antiporter, which translates to MSLEETLLFGLGAVAVIVLVHWITGKTGLPAAVLLTVFGIAYAYLPGPNVELEPELILTFILPPLLYNAALDSSLLDIRRNLRTVISLSVALVIATALLVGYGLSLWVSGVTLAAGVALGAAVAPPDPVAALAVGRKAGLPTNLITLIQGEGLLNDATALTILLVAGEVATGHEDFSVKATVGEFVLAAAGGVLVGWAVAWVVRFLRVLRADPLTANAISLVTPFTAYLLGEHLHVSGVLAVVVAGLIIGHDTPRYATGASRLQTSAVWRLIDFLLEGVVFLLIGQQMRTVLQGLGRYGTGTIVVALSVTLGVVLLLRPLWLVLTQLLPRSLHTRLGGEDDSGTVQEKSLSGKESAVLSWAGTRGVITLAAIYSLPGTFPNRDLLAFCAFSVVLVTLVGQGLTFAPLVRRLGLRANETDKARLRNEARSAAVRAALNRLDDIQSEHHDSNEDEAMETMRKQLQVRLDRYRHRLDLLEQVDSPEVPLSEQYEAALTVRQAVIDAEREELLRWRDAGRLDDQNLRVLNRELDHEELVLPKRGRSH; encoded by the coding sequence ATGAGCCTCGAGGAGACCCTTCTTTTCGGTCTGGGCGCCGTCGCGGTCATCGTGCTGGTGCACTGGATCACCGGGAAGACCGGCCTGCCCGCCGCTGTCCTGCTGACCGTTTTCGGAATCGCCTACGCCTACCTCCCCGGTCCGAACGTCGAACTCGAACCGGAGCTGATTCTCACGTTCATCCTTCCGCCGCTGCTCTACAACGCGGCGCTGGACTCGTCACTGCTGGACATCCGGCGCAACCTGCGCACCGTGATCAGCCTGTCGGTGGCCCTGGTGATCGCCACCGCGCTGCTGGTCGGTTACGGGCTCTCCCTCTGGGTCTCCGGCGTCACCCTGGCCGCCGGCGTGGCCCTGGGCGCGGCGGTGGCCCCGCCCGACCCGGTCGCCGCGCTCGCCGTCGGCCGCAAGGCCGGCCTGCCCACCAACCTGATCACCCTGATCCAGGGCGAGGGCCTGCTCAACGACGCGACAGCGCTGACCATCCTGCTCGTCGCCGGCGAGGTGGCCACCGGCCACGAGGACTTCTCGGTCAAGGCCACTGTCGGCGAGTTCGTCCTGGCCGCGGCCGGCGGAGTGCTGGTCGGCTGGGCGGTGGCGTGGGTCGTCCGGTTCCTCCGGGTGCTGCGCGCCGACCCGCTGACCGCCAACGCGATCTCGCTGGTCACACCGTTCACGGCGTACCTGCTCGGCGAGCACCTGCACGTCTCCGGGGTGCTCGCGGTGGTGGTGGCCGGCCTGATCATCGGCCACGACACCCCGCGCTACGCGACCGGCGCCAGCCGCCTGCAGACCAGCGCGGTCTGGCGGCTGATCGACTTCCTGCTGGAGGGCGTGGTCTTCCTGCTGATCGGCCAGCAGATGAGGACCGTGCTGCAGGGCCTGGGCAGATACGGAACCGGCACGATAGTCGTCGCGCTGTCGGTCACCCTCGGCGTGGTGCTGCTGCTGCGCCCGCTCTGGCTGGTGCTCACCCAGCTACTGCCCCGCTCGCTGCACACCCGGCTGGGTGGTGAGGACGACTCCGGCACGGTCCAGGAGAAGTCGCTCAGCGGCAAGGAATCGGCGGTGCTGAGCTGGGCCGGCACCCGCGGCGTGATCACGCTCGCCGCGATCTACAGCCTCCCGGGCACCTTCCCGAACCGCGACCTGCTGGCCTTCTGCGCCTTCTCGGTGGTGCTGGTCACCCTGGTCGGGCAGGGCCTGACGTTCGCGCCGCTGGTCCGCCGGCTGGGCCTGCGGGCCAACGAGACCGACAAGGCCCGGCTGCGCAACGAGGCCCGCTCGGCGGCGGTCCGCGCCGCGCTGAACCGGCTCGACGACATCCAGAGCGAGCACCACGACAGCAACGAGGACGAGGCCATGGAGACCATGCGCAAGCAGCTCCAGGTCCGCCTCGACCGCTACCGCCACCGTCTCGACCTGCTCGAACAGGTGGACTCCCCGGAGGTGCCGCTGTCCGAGCAGTACGAGGCCGCGCTGACGGTGCGGCAGGCGGTGATCGACGCCGAGCGCGAGGAACTGCTCCGCTGGCGGGACGCCGGCCGCCTGGACGACCAGAACCTGCGCGTACTCAATCGCGAACTCGACCACGAGGAGCTGGTCCTGCCGAAACGCGGGAGATCGCACTGA
- a CDS encoding NAD-dependent epimerase/dehydratase family protein → MSQTLLVTGGAGFVGSALVKSLLTEFPGAAVVSLDNYFTGSPENHVHDPRVTYLEGSTADLAKIWADRGLPAPELVFHLGEYSRIVQSFEDHDLTWDFNLLGTKEVVKFAAGKGAKLIYAGSSSKFGNDGDDENLNPYAWTKAKNIEYIKNYSNWYGLDYAITYFYNVYGPGQIANGKYATVIGIFERQYLAGEPLTVVSPGTQTRDFTHIDDIVRGIVLVARGGAGDGYLLGTGREWPLVEVAKLFGTEIKMIPALPGERVRGQADLTKAGSLGWHPQTQLDDYIAKFIATHPK, encoded by the coding sequence TTGAGTCAAACCCTGCTGGTCACCGGTGGCGCCGGATTCGTCGGTAGTGCCCTGGTCAAGTCGCTGTTGACCGAGTTCCCCGGTGCCGCTGTGGTGTCGCTGGACAACTACTTCACCGGCAGCCCGGAGAACCACGTCCACGACCCGCGGGTCACCTACCTGGAGGGTTCCACCGCGGACCTTGCCAAGATCTGGGCGGACCGCGGGCTCCCCGCCCCGGAGCTGGTCTTCCACCTGGGTGAGTACAGCCGGATCGTGCAGTCGTTCGAGGACCACGACCTGACCTGGGACTTCAACCTGCTGGGCACCAAAGAGGTGGTCAAGTTCGCGGCCGGCAAGGGCGCGAAGCTGATCTACGCCGGCTCCAGCTCCAAGTTCGGCAACGACGGCGACGACGAGAACCTCAACCCGTACGCCTGGACCAAGGCGAAGAACATCGAGTACATCAAGAACTACTCGAACTGGTACGGGCTGGACTACGCGATCACGTACTTCTACAACGTCTACGGACCGGGGCAGATCGCCAACGGCAAGTACGCCACCGTGATCGGCATCTTCGAACGGCAGTACCTGGCCGGCGAGCCGCTGACCGTGGTGTCGCCGGGCACCCAGACCCGCGACTTCACCCACATCGACGACATCGTGCGCGGCATCGTGCTGGTCGCCCGGGGCGGGGCCGGCGACGGCTACCTGCTCGGCACCGGCCGCGAGTGGCCGCTGGTCGAGGTGGCCAAGCTGTTCGGCACGGAGATCAAGATGATCCCGGCGCTGCCCGGCGAGCGCGTTCGCGGCCAGGCCGACCTCACCAAGGCGGGCAGCCTGGGCTGGCACCCGCAGACCCAGCTGGACGACTACATCGCCAAGTTCATTGCCACGCACCCCAAATAG
- a CDS encoding glycosyl hydrolase family 28-related protein has protein sequence MFAPPRWAALLTTPLVTLGVAIGPSDAVAAPPSITAAATRAALDPALVAGRGAAVAFTEQEAEHAVTTGAVLPAGRTAYTLAAEASGRSAVTLDPGEYVEFTLPKAANAITVRYSIPDAPDGGGITAPLTVGTPGGTRTMTLTSRYSWLYNQYPFTDDPRAGLLHPDWWITECGCVPAATEPAPQIAKPFRPMHFYDEQRLALGRAYRAGDKIRLTAREVPTTIDLLDSELVGAPKVDPRAVNVLLFGADPTGRRDAAGAIEKAIAFARRVHRAVYLPPGTFQVNRHLIVDDVTITGAGNWYTTVKGHEVALGTPAPDGSVHTGVGFYGKDAADGGSHDVHLADFAIEGDVRERIDTDQVNAIGGAMSDSTITGLHIQHTKVGLWFDGPMSNTTISGNIIVDQIADGLNFHTGVSHSVVRGNFVRNTGDDGLAMWSEKVADTGNTFDGNTVQTPTLANGIAIYGGTDNTVSRNLIADPIREGSGIHAGSRFGARAFTGHLWITDNTVVRAGTYELNWNIGLGAIWFEALDSSIDADIRVTGDHYLDNTYNAIMLVAEWGVKDQYSINGVHFKDVRVDGTGTSVVSARAAGGATFENVDARHVGAVGVNNCGSFHFTPSGSEFTLSDLGGNDGGWLGPYLPNVITCDDRPAVVPPPPPSAW, from the coding sequence ATGTTCGCTCCGCCCCGCTGGGCCGCTCTCCTGACCACACCGCTGGTCACCCTCGGCGTGGCGATCGGTCCGTCTGATGCCGTCGCCGCCCCACCGTCCATCACCGCCGCGGCCACCCGGGCCGCTCTCGATCCGGCCCTGGTCGCCGGGCGCGGCGCCGCCGTCGCGTTCACCGAGCAGGAGGCCGAGCACGCCGTCACCACCGGCGCCGTGCTCCCGGCCGGCCGGACCGCGTACACGCTCGCCGCCGAAGCCTCCGGCCGCTCCGCTGTCACCCTCGACCCGGGCGAGTACGTCGAGTTCACCCTGCCCAAGGCCGCCAACGCGATCACCGTGCGCTACAGCATCCCGGACGCCCCGGACGGCGGCGGGATCACCGCGCCGCTGACGGTGGGCACCCCGGGCGGCACCCGCACCATGACGCTGACCTCGCGGTACTCCTGGCTCTACAACCAGTACCCGTTCACCGACGACCCGCGGGCCGGGCTGCTGCACCCGGACTGGTGGATCACCGAGTGCGGCTGCGTGCCGGCCGCCACCGAGCCGGCTCCGCAGATCGCCAAGCCGTTCCGGCCGATGCACTTCTACGACGAGCAGCGGCTCGCGCTGGGCCGCGCCTACCGGGCCGGCGACAAGATCCGGCTGACCGCGCGCGAGGTGCCCACCACCATCGACCTGCTCGACTCCGAGCTGGTCGGCGCCCCGAAGGTCGACCCGCGAGCGGTGAACGTGCTGCTCTTCGGCGCCGACCCGACCGGCCGGCGGGACGCGGCCGGTGCCATCGAGAAGGCGATCGCGTTCGCCAGGAGGGTGCACCGCGCGGTCTACCTGCCGCCCGGCACGTTCCAGGTGAACCGGCACCTGATCGTCGACGACGTGACCATCACCGGGGCCGGCAACTGGTACACCACGGTCAAGGGCCACGAGGTCGCTCTCGGCACCCCCGCGCCGGACGGCTCCGTGCACACCGGGGTCGGCTTCTACGGCAAGGACGCGGCGGACGGCGGCTCGCACGATGTGCACCTCGCCGACTTCGCGATCGAGGGCGACGTACGGGAGCGGATCGACACCGACCAGGTGAACGCGATCGGCGGCGCGATGAGCGACTCGACGATCACCGGGCTGCACATCCAGCACACCAAGGTCGGCCTCTGGTTCGACGGTCCGATGTCGAACACCACGATCAGCGGCAACATCATCGTCGACCAGATCGCCGACGGCCTGAACTTCCACACCGGGGTCAGCCACTCGGTGGTGCGGGGCAACTTCGTCCGCAACACCGGTGACGACGGGCTCGCCATGTGGTCGGAGAAGGTCGCGGACACCGGCAACACCTTCGACGGCAACACCGTCCAGACGCCGACCCTGGCGAACGGGATCGCGATCTACGGCGGCACCGACAACACGGTGTCCCGGAACCTGATCGCCGACCCGATCCGGGAGGGCAGCGGCATCCACGCCGGCTCGCGGTTCGGGGCGCGGGCGTTCACCGGGCACCTGTGGATCACCGACAACACCGTGGTGCGGGCCGGGACGTACGAGCTGAACTGGAACATCGGGCTCGGCGCGATCTGGTTCGAGGCCCTCGACTCCAGCATCGACGCGGACATCCGGGTGACCGGTGACCACTACCTGGACAACACCTACAACGCGATCATGCTGGTCGCCGAGTGGGGCGTGAAGGACCAGTACTCGATCAACGGCGTGCACTTCAAGGACGTCCGGGTGGACGGGACCGGCACCAGCGTGGTGAGCGCCCGGGCCGCCGGCGGCGCGACGTTCGAGAACGTCGACGCGCGCCACGTCGGCGCGGTCGGGGTGAACAACTGCGGTTCGTTCCACTTCACACCGAGCGGGTCTGAGTTCACCCTCAGTGACCTTGGTGGGAACGACGGGGGATGGCTGGGTCCGTACCTGCCCAACGTGATCACGTGTGACGACCGTCCCGCGGTGGTTCCGCCGCCGCCGCCTTCCGCCTGGTGA
- the ahcY gene encoding adenosylhomocysteinase, translated as MSDKLKSVNGLDFAIADINLAEAGRHQLRLAEHEMPGLMSLRTEFGESKPLAGARIAGSLHMTVQTAVLIETLVALGAEVRWVSCNIFSTQDEAAAAVAVGPTGTVDAPAGVPVFAWKGETLEEYWWATTQLFDFGNGQGPNMILDDGGDATLLVHKGVEFEAAGAVPQATEADSHEYSIILDTLRASLAEDPQRFTRIAAEIRGVTEETTTGVARLYKLAKEGTLLFPAINVNDAVTKSKFDNKYGIRHSLVDGLNRATDVMLGGKLAVVCGYGDVGKGSAETLRGQGARVVVTEVDPICALQAAMDGMQVVRLEDVVGEADIFITTTGGTDIIRVEHLTAMKHNAIVGNVGHFDDEIDMAGLAKVPGVEKVEIKPQVHEWRFPDGHSVIVLSEGRLMNLGNATGHPSFVMSNSFTNQVMAQIELWTKPGEYAKQVYVLPKHLDEKVARLHLDALGVRLTTLTKKQAEYLGVDVEGPYKPEHYRY; from the coding sequence ATGAGCGACAAACTTAAGTCCGTCAACGGTCTCGACTTCGCGATCGCCGACATCAACCTGGCCGAGGCCGGGCGGCACCAGCTCCGCCTCGCCGAGCACGAGATGCCGGGCCTGATGTCGCTGCGCACCGAGTTCGGCGAGTCGAAGCCCCTCGCGGGCGCCCGGATCGCCGGCTCGCTGCACATGACGGTGCAGACCGCGGTCCTGATCGAGACGCTTGTCGCGCTCGGCGCCGAGGTGCGCTGGGTGTCCTGCAACATCTTCTCCACTCAGGACGAGGCGGCCGCCGCTGTCGCGGTCGGCCCGACCGGCACCGTCGACGCCCCGGCCGGCGTCCCGGTCTTCGCCTGGAAGGGCGAGACCCTGGAGGAGTACTGGTGGGCCACCACCCAGCTGTTCGACTTCGGCAACGGCCAGGGTCCGAACATGATCCTGGACGACGGCGGTGACGCCACCCTGCTGGTGCACAAGGGCGTGGAGTTCGAGGCGGCCGGCGCGGTCCCGCAGGCCACCGAGGCCGACTCGCACGAGTACTCGATCATCCTGGACACCCTGCGGGCCAGCCTCGCCGAGGACCCGCAGCGGTTCACCCGGATCGCCGCCGAGATCCGCGGCGTGACCGAGGAGACCACCACCGGCGTGGCCCGGCTCTACAAGCTGGCCAAGGAGGGCACCCTGCTCTTCCCGGCGATCAACGTCAACGACGCGGTCACCAAGAGCAAGTTCGACAACAAGTACGGCATCCGCCACTCCCTGGTCGACGGCCTGAACCGGGCCACCGACGTGATGCTCGGCGGCAAGCTGGCAGTGGTCTGCGGCTACGGCGACGTCGGCAAGGGCTCCGCGGAGACCCTGCGCGGCCAGGGCGCCCGCGTCGTGGTGACCGAGGTCGACCCGATCTGCGCGCTGCAGGCGGCGATGGACGGCATGCAGGTGGTCCGCCTGGAGGACGTGGTCGGCGAGGCCGACATCTTCATCACCACCACCGGCGGCACCGACATCATCCGGGTCGAGCACCTGACCGCGATGAAGCACAACGCGATCGTCGGCAACGTCGGGCACTTCGACGACGAGATCGACATGGCCGGCCTGGCGAAGGTTCCCGGCGTCGAGAAGGTCGAGATCAAGCCGCAGGTGCACGAGTGGCGCTTCCCGGACGGGCACTCGGTGATCGTGCTCTCCGAGGGCCGGCTGATGAACCTGGGCAACGCCACCGGCCACCCCAGCTTCGTCATGTCCAACTCGTTCACCAACCAGGTGATGGCCCAGATCGAGCTCTGGACCAAGCCGGGCGAGTACGCGAAGCAGGTCTACGTCCTCCCCAAGCACCTGGACGAGAAGGTCGCGCGGCTGCACCTGGACGCGCTCGGCGTCCGGCTCACCACGCTGACCAAGAAGCAGGCGGAGTACCTGGGCGTGGACGTCGAGGGTCCGTACAAGCCGGAGCACTACCGCTACTGA
- a CDS encoding DUF4142 domain-containing protein — MRQIAAAIVVVAAVAGFAPAAVATAPPARRLDPDAAFLRTAHQGNLAQIVLGRIAAHKAADPRIRALGARFAADSTHLDAAVRDVARTLRVQLDSEPNSTVQQGVMLYRSTSRTEFDKLFLTTQAALHARAARVIRAELADGDEAEVRQIARGALPIVRRHTTALRQAGLE; from the coding sequence TTGCGACAGATCGCAGCGGCCATCGTCGTGGTCGCGGCCGTTGCCGGTTTCGCCCCTGCGGCCGTCGCGACGGCCCCGCCGGCCCGCCGGCTCGACCCGGACGCCGCCTTCCTGCGCACCGCCCATCAGGGCAACCTCGCCCAGATCGTGCTCGGCCGGATCGCCGCACACAAGGCTGCCGACCCGCGGATCCGCGCGCTGGGCGCCCGGTTCGCCGCGGACAGCACGCACCTGGACGCGGCGGTCCGCGATGTCGCCCGGACCCTGCGCGTCCAGCTGGACAGCGAGCCGAACAGCACCGTCCAGCAGGGCGTCATGCTGTACCGCAGCACGTCCCGGACCGAGTTCGACAAGCTCTTCCTGACCACTCAGGCGGCCCTGCACGCCCGTGCCGCTCGGGTGATCCGGGCCGAGCTGGCCGACGGCGACGAGGCCGAGGTGCGACAGATCGCCCGGGGCGCGCTGCCGATCGTCCGGCGCCACACCACCGCCCTGCGGCAGGCCGGCCTCGAATAA
- a CDS encoding LacI family DNA-binding transcriptional regulator, whose product MKPPHRIQEIAARAGLSPATVDRVLHQRGGVRESTAGRVHQAIAELDRESATARVLTIDLVLPTDFGADVPAALDPDLPIQSRVHRTDDPAGALGQVARSRSDGVIVLAPPLPEVADAVARLDVPVVTLNVDLPAGKRIAHVGVDDFEAGATAAYLVEQWLHDRAGDVLVVAERAAPQRVAGFRSVLGPARRLHVVTGPDQARATLAGTHTVRAVYAPAAGDCAGVVAAFAAERRNYDVFVAHGLTPDTLPLLRTQQISAVLHQDLGADLRHAGRAMLRAHGLLPGPIRSHPAAVRILTPFNVPVS is encoded by the coding sequence GTGAAGCCCCCGCACCGGATCCAGGAGATCGCCGCGCGAGCCGGCCTGAGCCCGGCCACCGTGGACCGGGTGCTGCATCAGCGGGGCGGGGTCCGGGAGAGCACCGCCGGCCGGGTCCACCAGGCGATCGCCGAGCTGGACCGGGAGTCCGCGACGGCTCGCGTCCTGACGATCGACCTGGTGCTGCCCACCGACTTCGGCGCGGACGTGCCGGCGGCGCTCGACCCGGACCTGCCGATCCAGTCCCGGGTGCACCGCACCGACGACCCGGCCGGCGCGCTCGGCCAGGTCGCCCGGTCCCGCTCGGACGGGGTGATCGTGCTGGCCCCGCCGCTGCCCGAGGTGGCCGACGCGGTGGCCCGGCTGGACGTGCCGGTGGTGACGCTGAACGTGGACCTGCCGGCCGGCAAGCGGATCGCGCACGTCGGGGTGGACGACTTCGAGGCCGGGGCGACAGCGGCGTACCTGGTCGAGCAGTGGCTGCACGACCGCGCCGGCGACGTGCTGGTGGTCGCCGAGCGGGCGGCGCCGCAGCGGGTGGCCGGCTTCCGGTCGGTGCTCGGCCCGGCCCGGCGGCTGCACGTGGTGACCGGTCCGGATCAGGCGCGCGCCACGCTGGCCGGGACACATACCGTACGGGCGGTCTATGCGCCGGCGGCCGGCGACTGCGCCGGGGTGGTCGCGGCGTTCGCGGCCGAGCGGCGGAACTACGACGTGTTCGTGGCGCACGGCCTGACCCCGGACACCCTGCCGCTGTTGCGGACCCAGCAGATCTCCGCGGTGCTGCACCAGGACCTGGGGGCCGACCTGCGGCACGCCGGCCGGGCGATGCTGCGGGCACATGGGCTCCTGCCCGGGCCGATACGTTCCCATCCGGCCGCGGTGCGGATTCTCACCCCGTTCAACGTTCCGGTGTCCTGA
- a CDS encoding methyl-accepting chemotaxis protein: MAGNRGLGQWCRDRKVSTKVLAVAGVAIAGTVVTGVLAVTGIGDMTSTRNAEIGRMLPYLTNLNDAALALKSAANDERGYLLTEDPKFAKEALGRQEKVTASLAAARGLAGADAAKVDAIEAATDKWFTAVQSEFTLFETKPKAATELALGANRDLRKAYEGLLSDEVGTANKAMLAGRGFDHAANRTRTLVIAALLAALLLGVSCALFVARLIIVPLRRVSGVLDKVAEGDLTGDPEVHQRDELGHMADSLRAATSSLRQTVTDLTAHSESLAAEAGALAATSKQSTSSAEQGARQAATVADSAATMSLNIQTVAAGSEEMGASIREISESATQAVQVANRAVDVTRNTSAVMAKLGESSAEIGDVIKTITAIAEQTNLLALNATIEAARAGEMGKGFAVVASEVKELSQETARATEDIGQRVAAIQADTAGAVAAIGEISEIIGRINDFQTTIASAVEEQTVTTQEMSRNVSEAADAGTRVADTITGVASSVQLTTVGVAEADRAATHLAGMSTDLRHIVERFKL; this comes from the coding sequence ATGGCCGGAAACCGTGGGCTGGGGCAGTGGTGCCGGGACCGTAAGGTCTCCACCAAAGTGCTTGCGGTCGCCGGCGTGGCGATAGCCGGGACGGTGGTGACCGGCGTGCTCGCCGTGACCGGCATCGGCGACATGACCAGCACCCGCAACGCCGAGATCGGGCGGATGCTGCCGTACCTCACCAACCTGAACGACGCCGCGCTGGCGCTCAAGTCGGCCGCCAACGACGAGCGGGGCTACCTGCTCACCGAGGACCCGAAGTTCGCCAAGGAGGCGCTGGGCCGGCAGGAGAAGGTGACGGCCTCGCTGGCCGCGGCCCGTGGGCTGGCCGGCGCGGACGCCGCGAAGGTGGACGCGATCGAGGCGGCCACCGACAAGTGGTTCACCGCCGTGCAGTCCGAGTTCACCCTCTTCGAGACCAAGCCGAAGGCGGCCACCGAGCTGGCCCTGGGCGCCAACCGGGACCTGCGCAAGGCCTACGAGGGCCTGCTCTCCGACGAGGTCGGCACGGCCAACAAGGCGATGCTCGCCGGCCGTGGCTTCGACCACGCCGCCAACCGGACCCGCACCCTGGTGATCGCCGCGCTGCTCGCGGCGCTGCTGCTCGGCGTGAGCTGTGCCCTCTTCGTGGCCCGGCTGATCATCGTCCCGCTGCGCCGGGTGAGCGGGGTACTGGACAAGGTCGCCGAGGGTGACCTCACCGGCGACCCGGAGGTGCACCAGCGCGACGAGCTCGGGCACATGGCCGACTCGCTGCGGGCTGCCACCAGCTCGCTGCGGCAGACCGTCACCGACCTGACCGCGCACTCCGAGTCGCTGGCCGCCGAGGCCGGCGCGCTCGCCGCCACCAGCAAGCAGAGCACCAGCAGCGCCGAGCAGGGCGCGCGGCAGGCCGCGACGGTCGCCGACTCGGCGGCCACCATGTCGCTGAACATCCAGACCGTGGCGGCCGGCTCCGAGGAGATGGGCGCGTCGATCCGGGAGATCAGCGAGAGCGCCACCCAGGCCGTGCAGGTGGCCAACCGGGCGGTCGACGTCACCCGCAACACCAGCGCGGTGATGGCCAAGCTGGGCGAGTCGTCGGCGGAGATCGGCGACGTGATCAAGACGATCACCGCGATCGCCGAGCAGACCAACCTCCTCGCGTTGAACGCCACCATCGAGGCGGCCCGGGCCGGCGAGATGGGCAAGGGGTTCGCGGTGGTGGCCAGCGAGGTCAAGGAGCTGTCCCAGGAGACCGCGCGGGCCACCGAGGACATCGGGCAGCGGGTCGCCGCGATCCAGGCGGACACCGCCGGCGCGGTCGCCGCGATCGGGGAGATCAGCGAGATCATCGGGCGGATCAACGACTTCCAGACCACCATCGCCTCGGCGGTGGAGGAGCAGACAGTCACCACGCAGGAGATGAGCCGCAACGTCAGCGAGGCGGCCGACGCCGGCACCCGGGTGGCCGACACGATCACCGGGGTGGCGTCGTCGGTGCAGCTCACCACGGTCGGCGTGGCCGAGGCCGACCGGGCCGCCACGCACCTGGCCGGGATGTCCACCGACCTGCGCCACATCGTCGAGCGCTTCAAGCTGTAG